TCAGATCGCGCTCGACCTCGATAATCAGATCGGTATCGGCAAGACGCAGACGGTCGCCCGTGGTCGGGCCAAACATGGCGGCATAATCGCGGCGGGAGATTGTGGCTGGCATGGCTATGACTTTCGGTTGCTTACAGCAGGCGCATTGCGCGTCTCTATGCTGCGGATGTCTCTTGAAACTGACACGACCCTCCGGTGCCGGGGGAGAGCACGACGCGCTGATCGCCGGCGCACGAACTTGTCGTCTCCAACGATAACCTCCGAAAGGAACCGATGGTCATGCCTCGGATTGCCGCTCGGCGCACGGGCGTTAACGCTTTGCTGATAATCGAACTGGCCGTTGCTCAATGGAAAGTTGGTCAATGGAAAAGTGACTGTGACATAGCACACCCCCGGGGCGTCAGCCCCGGTTCGCCCCCGACCCGCCCCCAGGGCGGGGGCGAATTCGCCCCCACCCTCGGGCCGGGGGCGACCCTCTGTTGCATACACGGTATGATCACAACGCCCCCATCACCTTTTGATTAAACCCGTAAACCTTGCGCGCCCCGCCCAGCGGGATCAACTGAACCTCGCGCCGCTGTCCCGGCTCGAACCGCACCGCCGTGCCTGACGCGATATCAAGCCGCATCCCCCGCGCCGCATCGCGATCAAATCCGAGCGCCGAATTGGTCTCGGCAAAATGGTAGTGGCTGCCCACCTGCACCGGCCTGTCACCGGTATTGGCCACCATCAGCGTCACCACCTCGGCCCCGTCGTTCAGGGTCAAATCCCCGTCAGCAGGAAACAGCTCTCCGGGGATCATTTGCGCCGCCTCTTCAGCACGGCCACAGCCCCCGCCGCAGCAATGCTCAGCGCCCCGACCAACAGGGGGAGCCATACCGGATCATCGCCATGCGGGTGCATATGCAAATGCCCCCCTCATGCGCCAGCGCGGGCGTTGACGCCAAAACAAGAAGCAACGTCGTTCCATATCTCATCTTTACTCTCCTTTAACGGATCGGATTGTGAACAGTGACAAGCTTGGTTCCATCGGGGAACGTCGCTTCGACCTGCACGTCGTGGATCATCTCCGCGATCCCCTCCATGCATTGATCTGCGGTGATAACCCCCGCCCCGGCCTCCATCAGGTCAGCCACCGAGCGCCCGTCGCGTGCCCCCTCAACCACCGCATCGGTGATCAAGGCAATCGCCTCGGGATGGTTCAACTTCACACCACGCGCCAACCGCTTGCGGGCCACTTCGGCGGCCATGGCGATCAACAGCTTGTCTTTTTCTCGGGGGTCAGGTTCATGTCATATCATCCAGCATCGAGGAAGCGTGCCGCCACTCAACCGGCGCAACACAGGGATCAAAGTCTTGCGAAGCTCGAAACTGTCCGCCGCCAACAGGCGGGCGACCAGCATGTCCTCGCCAATCAGGCTCACTCCGGCGGCACCCGCCAACAGCCCGCGCAACGGCTCCAGATGCGCCTCCGCGTCGCGGTTCACATAAACGACCGAAGCCATAGCCCCCGCGCCAGCGCCCGTCACCGGCCCGGCCATCTGGCGCTCGGCGTCACCGTTTAACGTCATCGCATCAAGGTACAGCGGCGCACCATCGCGCCAAATCTCGATCCGGTCACGGAACCGGATGTCGTGCAACCGCTCGCCCATCGCCGCGCGGCCCAAGACAATCGGCTCAACCATCAACAGTGCCGCATCCGCCGCCATCTCGACATGCAACCGCCGGTCCAGCGCCGATCCTTCAAACAGAATGGTCTCCTGCGGCAGCCAACTTACCCGCGCGCCCTCGCCAACCGTCAGCCGGTTGCGCATCGTGCCCGTCAACCCCGGCTGGGCGCGATACGCCCGCTCACAGGCCTGCGTCGTCAGAGCCAGAGCCGTGCCCTGCCCCGCCCGCGCCGTCATGGCAAAGCGGTCCCCGCCGGTCACACCACCCGCCGTATTCAGGATAACCGCCTCAAGCGCATCACCCCCGGTTCTGGGGAACAGAAACTTCGACGATCCCGATTGCCGCATCTCGTCCAATCGGGACGCCCCGCGCACATGTTTCGACGAAAGTTTGAGCGCCCCCTCGGCCCGGGGCTGAAGCGATGCCTCTGTAACAGGCGTTATCCGGCCAAGCTGTGTGATCGTCGCACCCTCGCGTGTCTAAATCTCGACACTGGTTGTTGCGGGCCACAGGCGACTGCACCACGGGATTCGCTGAAAATGCGGAAATCGACACGTTTGCATGCTCAATTATTGGGCGGTCGCCCCGCTAATCGCCCAATAAGCGGGCGTTTGAGGCAAGCGCTCGGGATTGCCCCCCGCCGAATTTGCCAAAATCGCTGCGTTGCAGAAACGCTAACGCACCTTCGGGGGATCCGGATGTCTGGAATCGGGGGTGTGTGGCGACCATACGAATTGGAGCTCGGCCGGCCGCCACACGTATTGCAACACAAAGTTGCAGGGACAGCTAAGGGGACACCAAGCGCATGCGCAAGCCCCCCGCCGCCCTGTGAGGAGATGAAAATGACATTAACAAAAAGCATTCTTGCCGGCACATTGGCCGTTGCCGGTTTCGCCGCACCTCTCGCGGCCGCCGAAGACACGATCAAGATCGGCGTGCTGCACTCGCTGTCCGGGACAATGGCGATTTCCGAAACCACGCTCAAAGACACCATGCTGATGCTGATCGACGAGCAGAACGCCAAAGGCGGGTTGCTCGGCAAAAAACTCGAAGCGGTCGTGGTCGACCCCGCCTCCGACTGGCCGCTCTTTGCCGAAAAAGCGCGCGAACTTCTGACCGTTCACAAGGTCGACGTGATCTATGGCAACTGGACAAGCGTCAGCCGTAAATCCGTGCTGCCCGTGATCGAAGAACTCAACGGCCTGCTCTTCTACCCCGTTCAATACGAGGGCGAGGAAAGCTCGAAAAACGTGTTCTACACCGGCGCCGCGCCCAACCAACAGGCGATCCCGGCCACCGATTACTTCCTCGAAGAACTCGGTGTCGAAAAATTCGCGCTTCTGGGCACCGACTATGTCTATCCGCGCACCACGAACAACATCCTTGAAAGCTACCTGCAGCAAAAAGGCATCGCCAAGGAAGACATCTTTGTTAACTACACGCCCTTCGGCCATTCCGACTGGTCCAAGATCGTCGCCGATGTCGTGGCGCTCGGGGCCGATGGTAAAAAGGTCGGCGTGATCTCGACCATCAATGGCGACGCCAACATTGGCTTCTACAAGGAACTCGCCGCCGCTGGTGTCTCTGCCGATGACATCCCCGTCGTTGCCTTCTCGGTCGGCGAAGAAGAGCTTTCGGGCCTCGACACCGCCAACCTCGTTGGCCACCTCGCGGCATGGAACTACTTCCAGTCCGCCGAAGGCGATGCCAACACCGCCTTCATCAAAGCGTGGAAAGCCAAGATGGGCGAAGAACGCGTGACCAACGACCCGATGGAAGCCCATTACATCGGCTTCAACATGTGGGTGCAGGCGGTCGAAAAAGCCGGCACCACCGATGTCGATGCCGTGCGCACCGCGATGTATGGTCAAGAATTCCCCAACCTGACCGGCGGCACCGCCGTGATGCTGCCCAACCATCACCTCGCCAAACCGGTTCTGATTGGCGAGATCAAAGCCGACGGTCAATTTGACATCATCAGCCAAACCTCAGAAGTCCCCGGCGACGCTTGGACCGACTTCCTGCCTGAATCGGCTGTGCTCAAATCCGATTGGAAAGACCTCGGTTGCGGTATGTACAACACCGACACCAAGTCCTGCGTGCAGATCAAGTCGAACTACTGATCTTTGAAACCCGGAGGGGGCCATCCCGGCCCTCTCCATCTTCCCGCACGGGGCCCCACACACATGAAAACGCTCTTCACAGCGGTCTTCACGCTCTTTCTGACGTGCGTTGCGGCCTCCGCCCAAGTTTCTCAGGCCCAAGTTTCTCAGGACATCGCTCAAAACGCCGCGATCCAGCCGCTCTTGCAGGAACACGGCGCGCTCATCGCCAAAAGCTCGCGCCGCACCATCGGCCCCGCGATCGACGCGATTGCCGCCAGCGACCTGCCACAGGCCAAAACCGTGCTTCAGGCTTGGGTCGAAAGAAACATGTGGATGCGCAAATCCGACGGGCTTTTCTTTACCGCTCAAGAGGGTGACGCCAAAAGCTATACGCTGATCGACTTTGACACCGGCGCGCCCGTTGGCACAGCCGCCAAATCCGATCTGAAACAGCTCAAACCCAACAGCGGCGTGCGCGCGATGATCTCGACCGCGCTGGTGAAATTCCAACTCACCGACCCGGACCCGGCCCGCCGCTGGGACGCGCTCACCTCGATCAAACGTGACCCCGACGCCGCCCTGCTCGCGCCGCTGCGCGCCTCGCTCGCAATGGAAACTGACGCCGCACTTCTGGCTCAGAAACAGCGCCTCGAACGCTTGCTCACCATCGCATTTGACGCTGACACCACGGCCCGCGTGACGGCCATTTCGGACATGTCCGGCGATCTCGGCGTTGATTTCCGCGCCACGCTCAACCCGCTGGTCGCCACCACCCGCCGCGTGGTCAAAGGCGACCCGCCACAAGACCTCAACATCGCCGCCCGCCTCACTCCGGGAGAGGACGGCTTCTCGGAAACCGAAGCCTACGACTTGCTGGTTGCCAAAAACCTCGCCCTGCCGCGCATCACCCCTGATGCGATCCGCGCGGCCCTGTCCGAGAACATAACAAACGGGCGCGTCGGCGGCGTTCCCCTTGCCCAGCTTGACGATGATGCCAACCGGCACAAAGCCTATGTTGCTCTGGTCAACGCCGGTCAGGCCCAAGCCTTCGCCACCGAACCCGAAGTCCGCGCCACCCTCGCCGCGCACAGCTTCTTTGACAGCTACGCCGAATCCTCGCGCACGGTCACAACCGCCGCGACCAAGGCGCTCGCCGATATTGACGTGAAGCTGGCCCTGAACCAGACCCTCGATTTGACGCTTGATGCGCTCTCGCTCGCGTCGATCTATTTCCTCGCTGCGATTGGCCTCGCCATCACTTTTGGCGTCATGGGGGTTATCAACATGGCGCATGGCGAATTCATCATGATGGGGGCCTATACCGGCTATGTGGTGCAGCAAATCATCCCGGATCACACCATTTCGATCCTTGTCGCTATCCCTCTGGCCTTTGCGGTGACCTTTGCCGCCGGTGTCGCGATGGAGCGGCTGGTGATCCGCTATCTCTATGCCCGTCCGCTGGAAACGCTGCTGGCCACCTTCGGCATCTCCATCGCGCTGCAACAACTGGCCAAGAACATCTTTGGCACACAGGCCCGCCCGTTGACATCGCCGGGCTGGCTCGATGGGGCGCTGGTGATGAATGACGTGGTCTCGATCAGCTATATTCGCATCGCGATCTTCTTCCTCGCGCTGATTTTCCTTGGCGTTTACCTCTTCATCATCAAGCGCACGCGCCTCGGGCTCGAAACCCGCGCCGTCACGCAAAACCCGCATATGGCGGCGTCCATGGGTATCAATCCGGGGCGCGTCAACATGCTCACCTTCGGGCTCGGCTCGGGGATTGCGGGTGTCGCGGGCGTGGCGATTGGCCTCTTTGCCAAGGTCACCTCCGAACTCGGCTCCGACTACATCGTCCAGAGCTTTATGACCGTGGTGGTCGGCGGTGTCGGCAATATCTGGGGCACTCTGGCGGGGGCCGCAATGATCGGCTTCCTGCAAAAAGGGATCGAATGGCTGAACCCCTCCAACACACTGGCGGCCCAGACCTATATGATCATCTTCATCATCATTTTCATCCAATTCCGGCCACGGGGCATCATCGCCCTCAAAGGCCGCGCAGCGGGGGATTGAGGACCATGCAACACGCAACCCACCCCTGCAACGCGCCCCAAACCAATCAGAGCACCCGGCCGCCAACGGCGGCCAGCGCCCGCACCGCCCCCCCACGGGGCGGGCGCTTGGCAAAGGCTCCGCAATCCGTTGACGACGCGCACACCCTCACGACCAAGGCATCCTTGAACGCGCCCCGTGCGGCGCGGGCGCTGGCCTCGCTCTGCCATTCAAACCATCGGAGGGCCGCCCAATGAACCGCTCCTTCATCGCCAAGAACCCCTCGATCCTCGTGTTCCTCGCCCTACTCGCGGTGTTCACCATCGTCGTCACGGCCCTGTCCGAAGGCGCGGGCGCGGGCTTTATCTCGACCAGCTTCATCAAGACGCTGGGCAAGACGCTCTGCCTCTGCCTCGTTGCCGTCGCGATGGACCTGATCTGGGGCTTCACCGGCATTCTCAGCCTCGGGCATTTCGCCTTCTTCGGCCTTGGCGGCTATATGATCGGCATGTGGCTGATGTACGAGCGCACGCGCCTGATCGTGGTCGACTCTCTGGCCCAATCCGACATCCCCGCAACCCCGACCGAAATCACAGACGCCATCGGCAACCAGATCTTCGGCGTCGTCGGGGCAAGCGACTTTCCCTTGGTCTGGGCCTTCGCCGACAGCCTGTTTTTGCAACTCCTGCTCGTCGTTCTGGTGCCCGGCCTGCTCGCGCTCATCTTCGGCTGGCTCGCCTTTCGCAGCCGCGTGACAGGCGTCTACCTCTCGATCCTGACCCAAGCCATGACCCTCGCTCTCGCGCTCTTTCTCTTTCAGAACGACAGCGGGCTGCGCGGCAACAACGGCCTCTCGGGCCTGCAAAACCTGCCCGGCGTCACGGCGTCACAGGATGCGGTCTCGCTCTGGTTCTTCTGGGCCTCGGCCCTCGCGCTGGCGCTCGGCTACATCCTCTCGGCATGGGTCGTGTCGGGCAAATTCGGCTCGGTCATCCGCGGCATCCGCGATAACGAGGCACGCGTGCGTTTCTTGGGCTACTCGGTCGAAACCTATAAACTCGCGGTCTTCACGCTGACCGCCTGTATCGCCGCCATCGCAGGCGCGCTCTACTACCCGCAGGCGGGCATCATCAACCCGGCGGAAATCGCGCCGATCGCCTCGATCTACCTCGCGGTCTGGGTCGCGATTGGCGGGCGCGGGCGGCTCTATGGCGCGGTCATCGGCGCGGCCTTGGTCAGCTTGCTCTCGACATGGTTCACCGGCGGACAGGCCCCCGACATCAACCTCGGTTTTTACACCATCAAATGGGTCGATTGGTGGCTGGTGCTGCTCGGGCTGACCTTCGTCGCCTCCACGCTGTTCGCCCCCAAGGGGATCGGCGGGCTGATCGACCATTTCTCCGACCGCCGCACCCCCAACCGCCATGGCGCCAACCTCGGCCCCGATGACGGTCCCTGCGCGAAAAGGAGGCCACTGAATGAGCACGCTCCTCGAAGTCTCCGGCGTTTCCGTATCCTTTGACGGCTTCCACGCCATCAACAACCTCAGCTTCCAGATCGGCACCGCCGAAATGCGCGCCGTGATCGGCCCCAACGGCGCGGGCAAAACCACCTTTATGGACATCGTCACCGGTAAAACCCGCCCTGACGAAGGCCGCGTCATCTGGGGCGAAAAATCGGTCTCCCTGCTCAAGATGAGCGAAGCCAAAATCGCTCAGGCCGGGGTCGGTCGCAAATTCCAAAAACCCACCGTGTTCGAGGACCAGTCCGTCGAGGAAAACCTCCTCATGGCACTCAAAAAACCGCGCGGCTGGCTCTCGGTGCTCACCTTCCGGCCTGACAGCGACGATCTCGATCGCACCGCCGAACTCGCCTCCGAAATCGGCCTCTCCGACCAGCTCAAACGCAAATCGGGAGAGCTTAGCCATGGCCAGAAACAATGGCTCGAAATCGGTATGTTGCTGGCACAGGAACCGCGCCTCTTGCTGGTTGATGAACCCGCCGCCGGCATGACCCCGGCCGAGCGTGAACACACCACCGACATCCTTGTCGAGGCCGCCAAAACCCGCGCCGTCGTCGTGGTCGAACATGATATGGAGTTCGTCCGCCGCCTGAATTGCAAGGTCACGGTGCTGCACGAAGGCTCGGTTCTCGCCGAAGGCAGCCTCGATCACGTGACCGCCAACCAAGACGTCATCGACGTCTATCTGGGGCGCTAAGCCATGCTGAAACTCGACAATCTCACCCTGCATTACGGCCATTCGCAAATCCTGCACGGCATCTCGATGGAGGCCGCGACGGGCGAGGTCACCTGCGTCATGGGCACCAATGGCGTGGGCAAGACCAGCCTGATCAAGGCGATCTCGGGCACCCATCCGCGCACCTCGGGCGAGGTCGCGCTTGACGGGCAATCGCTCGGCATCCTGCCCGCCAACAAGCTCGCCCATCTCGGCATCGCCTACGTCCCCCAAGGGCGCGAGGTTTTCCCCCTGATGACCGTGCGCGAGAACCTCGAAACCGGCTTCGTCTGCCTGCCCAAATCGGAACATTTCGTGCCCGACCATATATTCGAGCTGTTCCCTGTGCTGAAAGAAATGCAATCGCGTCGCGGCGGTGACCTTTCGGGTGGCCAGCAACAGCAACTCGCCATCGCCCGCGCCCTGATCACCAAGCCCAAGCTCTTGCTGCTTGATGAGCCGACCGAAGGCATTCAGCCCAACATCATCCAACAGATCGGCAACGTCATCCGCCTGCTGCGCGACCAAGGCGAAATGGCCATCGTGCTGGTCGAACAATACTTTGAATTCGCCTATGACCTTGCCGACCGTTTCGTCGTCTTGCGTCGCGGCGAGGTGATGCTCGAAGGCACCAAGGGGTCGCTCGACAAGGCAGAGGTGCTGAAATCCGTCTCGGTATGACCATAAGCGTCACCCGATGACCGACTGACCCTCTAACCCTACACCGCGACCAAATGGTTGTCCCATTGCACCTCATGGCTGGCGGTGCGTTGCAGAACGCCTCCGGAAATCACCCCGAAATCGCCTGTCCCGGCGGATACGCAAAACCCGCCCCGCGCCGGACCCAAGCCACAGACATCGGCCATCTCGACCACGCCGCTCAGCGCGCCGCTGCCAATGGCAAACACATGCACCAGCCCGCCGCGCGGCGATGAAATCGCCACCTCGCCGCCATCGCCCGAAATCGCCACGCTTCCGGCATAGCCCTTCATCCGCGCCTGCTCGTCCGCACCCGCTGTCAGCAGGCGGATGCTCTCGCCCCGCCGGTGCAGCCCCAACAGCGGTGGATGTTCGCCAACATCCCCCTGCCATTGCATGGCAAACGCCACGGTCCCGCCTTTGCTCACCGCCAGATGGCGGATCGAATTCTTGTGCCATGCCTGTGGCAATCGCACCCGCTCCACAACCTCGCCGCGCAGCGTGGCATAGCTCAGGTTCGGCGCCATCACCGGGATGTTCAACTTGCTGCGCCCGCTTTCGGGATGCGTCTCGATCCCGCCATTGGCAATCACCAAGGTCTCTTGATCCGGCAACAGGCGAATGTCATGCGGACCAACACCGCCCGATGCAAACTCTCCCACACGGCGATACCCGCTCCTGGCGGCCCACACGCCAATCACACCGCGCCCTTGGGCGTAATCATTCTCGGCGGTGTATAAGATCTGTCCGCTCGACGAAAACACGCCATGCCCGTAAAAATGCCGCCCCTCGGGGGCCTTCAAACGGGCAATCTCTGTGCCTTTCGCGCAATCCAGAACCAAGGCAAACGTGCCGGGCCGTCGCGCAAACGCCACCGCCTCTGGCCGCTTGGGGTGCGCCGTGGCCGCATGCCCGCGCCCCGGCAAGGGAAGCCTGAACAAAACCCTGCCGTCTGCGCTCACCCCGGCCAGCGCGAAACTGCCATCCGCCTGCCGGGCTGCCGACAAAAACGCCGGCGCGCCCGCGTCCGCCCAGCTCAGCCGCGGCGTCATCCCCGCCGCCAAAAGGCCGCCAACAAAGCCTCTGCGCGATGGCATCTCAATCTCCGTCCAACGCGTTGAACCCGGCGCTCACACCCAGCATCGGACCCAACTCGGTATTGGCGATCTCGCGGATATAGCCGATGGATTGCTGCAGGATTTCCACCTCTAGCCGCCCTTGGATCGTGGCCACCCCGGCGAACACCGGATCACCCAAACCCGCCGCCAGCTCAAGGCTACGGGCAAACGCCGCGTCAAGCGTATCTGCCACGCTGCCCGCCTTGCGCGACAGGATGGCCGCCAACTCTCGCGTGGCTTCAACCGACACCACCACATTGCGCAGCGACCGCCCCGAACGATAGGCCTCCGCCCGCTTGGGGCGTGGCCGCTCAAACGTGCCCAAAGGCCGGCCAAGCCGGGTATCTTGGGTAAACTCCAACCCCACCAGCAACGCCTTGAACACCTCCTGCACCGCCTCGTCCTCGCTGCGATACCGCCCATCCGCGCCCGGATGCATCAAAGCCTCGCCATATCCGCCGCGCCAGTCGCTCAAAATCGCACCCGCGTTCCGCTCAATGTCCGCCGTCACAGCCCGCACCAGATCACAGCGGTAGGTGGCATCGCCCATGCTGGCGATCCGCTCGTCAAACAACAGAAACTCCAAGGCGTAGAACCCGCGCCCCGCAATCGACACATGCGAAAACGCCTCAACATCCTGTGCCGCCGAATCTTGATTGCGGATCAACCGCGCAAGCGCCTTGGGCGTGAACCCCTTGGTGTCGGGCCAAAACGCCAGCGCAAACGCCCGGTCATTGACCTCGCTCGGCCCGAACCGCAGATGGCTTACGCCCACCCACGCGTCAAACGCCGCATGATAGGCCTGCTGCAACCCCTCCGAAGACGCCGAACATTCGGCTGTCGCGGCTTGGTGAAGCGCCCCACTGCGCGCGCTCAATTGCTCAAAGCGCGGCAAGACATGCTCTTTAACAACCGCCTCCAACACCGCGCCGCGCCCGTCCGCCTGCGCAACGGCGGGAAACAGAAAAACGGCAATAGCGACAAGGTGACGTATCATTCAAAGACTCTCCAGAAAGCGGATTAATGCGGCCCGGTCTGCTTTCGGCATATTGACCACCGCGTCCTTCATAGGCTCGGCTTCGCCCCCATGCCAGAGGATCGCCTCAAGAAGTGATCGCGCCCGCCCGTCATGCAGGAAATAGCTGTGCCCGCTGACCGTTTCCGTCAGCCCAACACCCCAAAGCGGCGGCGTGCGCCATTCCGTTCCACTGGCGCGGGCTTCGGGGCGATGATCGGCCAACCCCTCGCCCATGTCATGCAGCAACATGTCGGTATAAGGCCAGATCAGCTGAAAACTCTGCGCCGATTTCCCTTCCATACGATGGGTTACAAAAGAGGGCGTATGACAGGCGATACAGCCCGTTTCATAAAACACCTTCTTGCCGCGCAATACCTCGGGGTCATTGGCATCGCGCCGCGCCGGAACGCCCAGGTTTCGACTGTAAAAGGTGACCAGATCCAGCCCCTCACCGTCGATCTCATGGCCGCGCACATCCTCCGCCCCATGCGGCGCCTCAAGACAGGCAACCTGCGCTGCGGTGCACTCGCCCTGCGGCGTCGGGAACAGCGGGTTGGAAATGCCGATATCCCCGGCAAAGGCCGCTGCCGATTGATGCTTGATCGTCGGCGCCCCGGCCTTCAACCCGAACCGCCCCAGCATCGGCGTGCCGTATTCCACCGACCAAACCACATTGGCGCGCCCCGTAATCCCGTCACCATCGCGATCATCCGGGTCCGCCAGCGCCAGAATATCGCGCGCCGGAACCGCCTCAAGCAGACCCAGCCCGATCATCTGCGGCGCCACCCTCGGGCTCAGCATCGCCCCCTTCGCCAATGGACCATACCCCAGATCAGCTGCGCGATAGGTCGGGCGCCGCAAACGGGCAACCTCGCCGCCTGACAATGGCACGGCCACCTCTTCATAGGTCACCTCAAACCGGTATTCCGCCGCATGCCCCGGCAGCGCGAAATCCTGCAACTGGCTGCCGTAAACCGGGTCGGGCCGGGTCGCCAGATACCCTTCAATCTCGGCAATCGCATCGCTCTTGTCGCCCAGTACCGAAACGCGCAAAAAGATCGACACCGCATTGTCATCCGGCCCTTCCGGCGGATGCCCGCGCCCATCCTTAATATGGCACCGCTGGCACGAGCGCGCATTGTAAAGCGGCCCCAACCCGTCCGACGCCAGTGTCGACGACGGCGACGACACCCAAATCTTGCGGAACAAGCCGTTGCCGACCTTGAACTCCAACTCTCCGTCAAAGCCGATGTTGGCCGACGGCTGTGAAAACGCATCCGCATTCAGCCGTGGACGCACCGTCGCGGCCCCCCCCGACATCTCTTCGAATTTCTGTGCCTTGGTGAAATCGGTGGTCGGAGTCGTCACTTTGCGAATGCGCGCAGCCTCATCAGCGGTGCGCGGCACCACGTCCAAATGCAGGTCCTGCAAATCGTCCCACGGCGCGGCCCATACGCCCGACGCCACAAGCCCAGTCACCAGAGCCGCGAAAAATGGGGGTTTCATCGTTTGGTTTTCCTAAGTCCCGGTTTTTCGCGCGTTTCCACCCCGGGGTTGGGGACTTCCCTTCTGCAACCCCGCCCGAAAACACGTCCGCGCGGGGTTATATTACTGGCTGCCATGTCGGGCGTAAAATCACAAATCCCGGCAACGGCTTACCGCATAACGCTTACGCGCCG
This genomic window from Rhodobacteraceae bacterium D3-12 contains:
- a CDS encoding imelysin family protein; this translates as MIRHLVAIAVFLFPAVAQADGRGAVLEAVVKEHVLPRFEQLSARSGALHQAATAECSASSEGLQQAYHAAFDAWVGVSHLRFGPSEVNDRAFALAFWPDTKGFTPKALARLIRNQDSAAQDVEAFSHVSIAGRGFYALEFLLFDERIASMGDATYRCDLVRAVTADIERNAGAILSDWRGGYGEALMHPGADGRYRSEDEAVQEVFKALLVGLEFTQDTRLGRPLGTFERPRPKRAEAYRSGRSLRNVVVSVEATRELAAILSRKAGSVADTLDAAFARSLELAAGLGDPVFAGVATIQGRLEVEILQQSIGYIREIANTELGPMLGVSAGFNALDGD
- a CDS encoding c-type cytochrome gives rise to the protein MKPPFFAALVTGLVASGVWAAPWDDLQDLHLDVVPRTADEAARIRKVTTPTTDFTKAQKFEEMSGGAATVRPRLNADAFSQPSANIGFDGELEFKVGNGLFRKIWVSSPSSTLASDGLGPLYNARSCQRCHIKDGRGHPPEGPDDNAVSIFLRVSVLGDKSDAIAEIEGYLATRPDPVYGSQLQDFALPGHAAEYRFEVTYEEVAVPLSGGEVARLRRPTYRAADLGYGPLAKGAMLSPRVAPQMIGLGLLEAVPARDILALADPDDRDGDGITGRANVVWSVEYGTPMLGRFGLKAGAPTIKHQSAAAFAGDIGISNPLFPTPQGECTAAQVACLEAPHGAEDVRGHEIDGEGLDLVTFYSRNLGVPARRDANDPEVLRGKKVFYETGCIACHTPSFVTHRMEGKSAQSFQLIWPYTDMLLHDMGEGLADHRPEARASGTEWRTPPLWGVGLTETVSGHSYFLHDGRARSLLEAILWHGGEAEPMKDAVVNMPKADRAALIRFLESL